In one window of Anser cygnoides isolate HZ-2024a breed goose chromosome 3, Taihu_goose_T2T_genome, whole genome shotgun sequence DNA:
- the IL20RA gene encoding interleukin-20 receptor subunit alpha isoform X2 yields the protein MKNVLHWSAPEGTGDGVLYKVKYSVYGVGKWIRKPECRNINRTWCDLSNETADYEEQYYASVKAFLNGMCSDWMETTRFNPLTDTKIDPPMVNVSSTEKSISIILTAPEKWKRSPDGESVSLLQVYPGLQYNVSVLNKKTKKRWFFSVSNNTLVVPWLEPGTAYCVSAQIHVTTPLLHSGFSKEYCIATLKDKTADEIITVIFGYLLPILLAVFLISMACYCVHRYIHVSKQKHPTNLVWHYTDKCKEKVFIPCEKIVVNLISVNVDEYKPSQESNPEISERKSPRYYTIYNGTEGKDLPPKEVLETKYLLDISHEDILEEEDILAEGDKTGNWPFYGQPGIKNNLSQKNARNVEYELDVRAEDFSPGQELEELGLKEKTSALRGLLSEPQIALGDLVNIKTGQAYCPQLDVRATDPCLGQELEELKLKTVDAVDEIPGKTHVDLVDLDAEKSGQTSYPQLEKIAHSLTEKESEQTILVDWDPHTGRLYIPTLSSVENQVCEGLFKCDDPDKEGILSRLYEKQLSEEPSEDQEMYLLQFKELWGLHVEMED from the exons ATGAAGAATGTCCTTCACTGGTCAGCACCAGAAGGTACAGGAGATGGAGTACTCTACAAGGTGAAATATTCAGT TTATGGTGTTGGCAAATGGATTAGGAAGCCAGAATGCAGGAATATCAACAGAACGTGGTGTGACCTCTCCAATGAGACTGCTGACTATGAAGAGCAATACTACGCGAGTGTGAAAGCCTTCCTAAATGGGATGTGCTCTGACTGGATGGAGACGACACGATTCAACCCTCTTACAGACA CTAAAATTGATCCACCCATGGTAAATGTATCATCTACTGAGAAATCTATTTCAATCATTCTGACTGCTCCTGAGAAGTGGAAGAGAAGTCCTGATGGAGAATCAGTCTCTCTGCTTCAAGTGTATCCTGGCCTGCAATACAATGTGTCTGTCctcaacaaaaaaacaaagaaacgg TGGTTCTTCTCCGTCAGCAACAACACCTTGGTTGTGCCCTGGTTAGAGCCCGGAACAGCTTACTGTGTCAGTGCACAGATACATGTCACCACACCACTTTTACACAGTGGGTTTTCCAAAGAATATTGCATTGCTACTTTGAAAG ATAAAACAGCAGATGAGATTATAACAGTAATATTTGGATATCTTCTGCCCATCCTGCTGGCTGTCTTTCTTATTTCAATGGCATGCTATTGTGTGCACAGGTATATTCATGTCAGCAAACAGAAACATCCAACAAACCTG gTATGGCACTACACTGATAAATGCAAGGAAAAGGTTTTTATACCATGTGAAAAGATAGTGGTCAACCTTATCAGTGTTAATGTGGATGAGTACAAGCCATCTCAGGAATCCAATCCTGAgatatcagaaaggaaaagtccCCGTTATTATACCATTTACAATGGCACTGAAGGGAAAGATTTGCCTCCAAAAGAAGTGCTGGAAACAAAATACTTGCTTGATATTTCTCATGAAGATATTTTAGAAGAAGAGGATATTTTAGCAGAGGGGGACAAAACTGGGAACTGGCCATTTTATGGCCAGCCTGGAATAAAGAATAATTTGAgccaaaaaaatgcaagaaatgtaGAGTATGAACTTGATGTAAGAGCTGAAGACTTCAGTCCTGGTCAGGAACTGGAAGAACTTGGTTTGAAAGAGAAGACTTCTGCCCTAAGGGGGCTTCTCAGTGAGCCACAAATTGCTCTGGGGGACTTGGTTAACATTAAAACAGGACAGGCGTATTGCCCCCAGCTAGACGTGAGGGCAACAGACCCTTGTTTGGGACAGGAATTAGAGGAACTTAAACTGAAGACAGTTGATGCAGTGGATGAAATTCCAGGTAAGACCCATGTCGATTTGGTGGACTTGGATGCTGAAAAATCTGGGCAGACATCCTATCCTCAGCTAGAAAAAATAGCACACAGCCTCACAGAGAAAGAGAGTGAACAGACCATATTAGTGGATTGGGATCCTCATACTGGAAGACTGTATATTCCTACTTTGTCCAGTGTTGAAAATCAGGTGTGTGAAGGACTGTTTAAGTGTGATGACCCTGACAAAGAGGGAATTTTGTCCAGACTGTATGAGAAACAGTTATCTGAAGAACCATCAGAGGACCAAGAAATGTATCTCCTGCAATTCAAGGAACTATGGGGACTGCATGTAGAAATGGAGGACTGA
- the IL20RA gene encoding interleukin-20 receptor subunit alpha isoform X1, with the protein MGARRRRRGAARLPLLLLLLLLLLLLLLLPPRTAAHTGELYCSLPNPRNVHFESINMKNVLHWSAPEGTGDGVLYKVKYSVYGVGKWIRKPECRNINRTWCDLSNETADYEEQYYASVKAFLNGMCSDWMETTRFNPLTDTKIDPPMVNVSSTEKSISIILTAPEKWKRSPDGESVSLLQVYPGLQYNVSVLNKKTKKRWFFSVSNNTLVVPWLEPGTAYCVSAQIHVTTPLLHSGFSKEYCIATLKDKTADEIITVIFGYLLPILLAVFLISMACYCVHRYIHVSKQKHPTNLVWHYTDKCKEKVFIPCEKIVVNLISVNVDEYKPSQESNPEISERKSPRYYTIYNGTEGKDLPPKEVLETKYLLDISHEDILEEEDILAEGDKTGNWPFYGQPGIKNNLSQKNARNVEYELDVRAEDFSPGQELEELGLKEKTSALRGLLSEPQIALGDLVNIKTGQAYCPQLDVRATDPCLGQELEELKLKTVDAVDEIPGKTHVDLVDLDAEKSGQTSYPQLEKIAHSLTEKESEQTILVDWDPHTGRLYIPTLSSVENQVCEGLFKCDDPDKEGILSRLYEKQLSEEPSEDQEMYLLQFKELWGLHVEMED; encoded by the exons gagAGTTGTATTGTTCTTTGCCCAACCCTAGGAATGTCCATTTTGAATCTATAAACATGAAGAATGTCCTTCACTGGTCAGCACCAGAAGGTACAGGAGATGGAGTACTCTACAAGGTGAAATATTCAGT TTATGGTGTTGGCAAATGGATTAGGAAGCCAGAATGCAGGAATATCAACAGAACGTGGTGTGACCTCTCCAATGAGACTGCTGACTATGAAGAGCAATACTACGCGAGTGTGAAAGCCTTCCTAAATGGGATGTGCTCTGACTGGATGGAGACGACACGATTCAACCCTCTTACAGACA CTAAAATTGATCCACCCATGGTAAATGTATCATCTACTGAGAAATCTATTTCAATCATTCTGACTGCTCCTGAGAAGTGGAAGAGAAGTCCTGATGGAGAATCAGTCTCTCTGCTTCAAGTGTATCCTGGCCTGCAATACAATGTGTCTGTCctcaacaaaaaaacaaagaaacgg TGGTTCTTCTCCGTCAGCAACAACACCTTGGTTGTGCCCTGGTTAGAGCCCGGAACAGCTTACTGTGTCAGTGCACAGATACATGTCACCACACCACTTTTACACAGTGGGTTTTCCAAAGAATATTGCATTGCTACTTTGAAAG ATAAAACAGCAGATGAGATTATAACAGTAATATTTGGATATCTTCTGCCCATCCTGCTGGCTGTCTTTCTTATTTCAATGGCATGCTATTGTGTGCACAGGTATATTCATGTCAGCAAACAGAAACATCCAACAAACCTG gTATGGCACTACACTGATAAATGCAAGGAAAAGGTTTTTATACCATGTGAAAAGATAGTGGTCAACCTTATCAGTGTTAATGTGGATGAGTACAAGCCATCTCAGGAATCCAATCCTGAgatatcagaaaggaaaagtccCCGTTATTATACCATTTACAATGGCACTGAAGGGAAAGATTTGCCTCCAAAAGAAGTGCTGGAAACAAAATACTTGCTTGATATTTCTCATGAAGATATTTTAGAAGAAGAGGATATTTTAGCAGAGGGGGACAAAACTGGGAACTGGCCATTTTATGGCCAGCCTGGAATAAAGAATAATTTGAgccaaaaaaatgcaagaaatgtaGAGTATGAACTTGATGTAAGAGCTGAAGACTTCAGTCCTGGTCAGGAACTGGAAGAACTTGGTTTGAAAGAGAAGACTTCTGCCCTAAGGGGGCTTCTCAGTGAGCCACAAATTGCTCTGGGGGACTTGGTTAACATTAAAACAGGACAGGCGTATTGCCCCCAGCTAGACGTGAGGGCAACAGACCCTTGTTTGGGACAGGAATTAGAGGAACTTAAACTGAAGACAGTTGATGCAGTGGATGAAATTCCAGGTAAGACCCATGTCGATTTGGTGGACTTGGATGCTGAAAAATCTGGGCAGACATCCTATCCTCAGCTAGAAAAAATAGCACACAGCCTCACAGAGAAAGAGAGTGAACAGACCATATTAGTGGATTGGGATCCTCATACTGGAAGACTGTATATTCCTACTTTGTCCAGTGTTGAAAATCAGGTGTGTGAAGGACTGTTTAAGTGTGATGACCCTGACAAAGAGGGAATTTTGTCCAGACTGTATGAGAAACAGTTATCTGAAGAACCATCAGAGGACCAAGAAATGTATCTCCTGCAATTCAAGGAACTATGGGGACTGCATGTAGAAATGGAGGACTGA